One segment of Mycolicibacterium sp. YH-1 DNA contains the following:
- a CDS encoding amidohydrolase family protein, whose amino-acid sequence MTEQFRDAPVFDADQHMYETGDALIKYLPEKYRRAVQYAQFGKQTRIVINNHVTDFIPNPTFERVAAPGAHEKFFAGENTEGQTLREMQGKAIEAPAATRNPGDRVTELDRQGVVEALNYPTLGSLVEHSSADDPALTLAIIHALNEWIHEHWSFNYDNRVFTTPIINLSEVDAAQRELAWLLERGAKVALIKPGPVNGLHGWRSPALSEFDPFWRDVEAAGLPIVLHASYPPLDDYVSRWEPPHTQNFMAQSAFRWMVLGHREIADMITSLICHGTLTRFPKLRIASVENGSGWIFPLFNDFEDLQKKMPQNFPEHPHDVFRRNIWVSPFWEGCVSDVVNTVGWDRVMFGSDYPHPEGLAEPNGFWKYAEGMDVRRTYDFMGDNARRFMGLPIANPDPQAVNPPVMAKI is encoded by the coding sequence ATGACCGAACAGTTCAGGGACGCGCCGGTGTTCGACGCCGATCAGCACATGTACGAGACGGGCGACGCGCTGATCAAGTACCTACCCGAGAAGTACAGGCGCGCCGTGCAGTACGCCCAGTTCGGCAAGCAGACCCGGATCGTGATCAACAACCACGTCACCGACTTCATCCCGAACCCCACGTTCGAGCGCGTCGCAGCCCCAGGCGCGCACGAGAAGTTCTTCGCCGGCGAGAACACCGAGGGCCAGACGCTGCGCGAGATGCAGGGCAAGGCGATCGAGGCACCGGCGGCCACCCGCAATCCCGGGGACCGGGTCACCGAACTCGATCGCCAGGGTGTCGTCGAGGCGCTGAACTATCCGACCCTGGGCAGCCTGGTGGAACACTCCAGCGCCGACGATCCAGCGCTGACGCTGGCGATCATCCACGCGCTCAACGAGTGGATCCACGAGCACTGGTCGTTCAACTACGACAACCGGGTGTTCACCACGCCGATCATCAACCTGTCCGAGGTCGACGCGGCACAGCGAGAACTTGCCTGGCTCCTGGAGCGCGGCGCCAAGGTGGCCTTGATCAAGCCGGGCCCGGTCAACGGCCTGCACGGCTGGCGCTCCCCCGCGCTGAGCGAGTTCGACCCGTTCTGGCGTGATGTGGAGGCCGCCGGGCTACCCATAGTCCTGCACGCCAGCTATCCGCCGCTCGATGACTACGTCAGTCGATGGGAGCCGCCGCACACCCAGAATTTCATGGCGCAGAGCGCGTTCCGATGGATGGTGCTCGGGCACCGCGAGATCGCCGACATGATCACCAGCCTGATCTGCCACGGCACGCTGACGCGCTTCCCGAAGCTGCGGATCGCCAGCGTCGAGAACGGCAGCGGGTGGATCTTCCCGCTGTTCAACGACTTCGAGGACCTGCAGAAGAAGATGCCGCAGAACTTCCCCGAGCATCCGCACGACGTGTTCCGCCGCAACATCTGGGTCAGCCCGTTCTGGGAGGGCTGTGTTTCCGACGTCGTCAACACCGTCGGGTGGGACAGGGTGATGTTCGGCTCGGACTATCCGCATCCCGAGGGACTCGCCGAACCGAACGGGTTCTGGAAGTACGCCGAGGGTATGGACGTGCGTCGCACCTATGACTTCATGGGCGACAACGCGCGACGCTTCATGGGACTGCCGATCGCCAACCCCGACCCGCAGGCAGTCAACCCGCCGGTGATGGCCAAGATCTAA
- a CDS encoding PE-PGRS family protein, with product MKAIMRLIAPLVMAGAAATAIAAAPIAAASPGVFGPDGGSGCTADGTCGHGGPNGGGGCTADGICGHGGPGGGGGCIPNVGCFEWP from the coding sequence ATGAAGGCGATCATGAGACTCATCGCGCCGCTGGTCATGGCGGGTGCGGCCGCGACGGCGATAGCCGCGGCACCGATTGCAGCAGCAAGCCCGGGCGTGTTCGGCCCCGACGGTGGCAGCGGCTGTACAGCCGACGGCACGTGCGGTCACGGCGGCCCCAACGGTGGCGGCGGCTGCACGGCCGACGGCATCTGCGGTCACGGCGGCCCGGGCGGCGGTGGCGGTTGCATTCCCAACGTCGGCTGCTTCGAGTGGCCCTGA
- a CDS encoding dihydrodipicolinate reductase — protein sequence MTTRVVQWTTGNVGRQSVEAALAHPDLDLVGCYAWSPDKAGRDVGELCGLAPTGVTATNDVEALLALKPDCVVYNPMWIDVDEVVRILEAGVNIVTTAAFITGHSLGDRRDRIALACEQGGASIFGSGINPGFVDLLAIVAAGGCDRIDKLTVIEEADISGYDSPATEIPVGFSHPIDDPNLPAMTAKATDVFIDAVHLLGDALGVEFDEVVCEAEYAKTTADVDLGSWSIKAGCVAGIAFSWHGKVNGRSIVELRFVWRKGQTLEPDWPIDTGHRIRVDGNPNVAIKVDISPPADFTGTTMNDFMRLPMILTAMPAVNAIPKVVAAAPGIVTYADILPLPRGLVRL from the coding sequence GTGACTACGCGGGTCGTCCAGTGGACGACGGGGAACGTCGGCAGGCAGTCGGTCGAGGCCGCGCTGGCGCACCCCGACCTGGACCTCGTCGGGTGCTATGCATGGTCACCCGACAAGGCGGGCCGTGACGTCGGCGAACTGTGCGGTCTTGCTCCGACGGGTGTCACCGCCACCAACGATGTCGAGGCGCTCCTCGCGCTAAAGCCGGATTGCGTTGTCTACAACCCGATGTGGATCGACGTCGATGAGGTCGTCCGCATCCTGGAGGCCGGCGTCAACATCGTGACCACCGCGGCCTTCATCACCGGGCACTCGCTCGGTGATCGACGGGATCGGATCGCGTTGGCCTGCGAGCAGGGCGGGGCGTCGATATTCGGGTCGGGCATCAACCCCGGCTTCGTCGATCTGCTGGCGATCGTGGCCGCAGGCGGATGCGACCGCATCGACAAGCTGACAGTCATCGAGGAAGCCGATATCAGTGGCTACGACTCGCCGGCGACCGAGATTCCCGTCGGCTTCTCCCATCCCATCGACGATCCGAACCTGCCGGCCATGACGGCCAAGGCGACTGACGTGTTCATCGATGCCGTCCATCTGCTGGGTGATGCGCTGGGGGTGGAGTTCGATGAGGTTGTCTGCGAGGCTGAGTACGCCAAGACCACCGCCGACGTCGATCTCGGCTCGTGGAGCATCAAGGCGGGATGCGTGGCAGGTATCGCCTTCAGCTGGCACGGGAAGGTCAACGGGCGCAGCATCGTCGAGCTTCGCTTCGTGTGGCGCAAGGGCCAGACACTCGAGCCCGACTGGCCAATCGACACCGGTCACCGCATCCGGGTCGACGGTAACCCCAACGTGGCGATCAAGGTCGACATCTCACCGCCCGCGGACTTCACGGGCACCACGATGAACGACTTCATGCGGCTGCCGATGATCCTCACGGCGATGCCCGCGGTCAACGCCATCCCGAAGGTGGTCGCGGCGGCGCCGGGCATCGTCACCTACGCCGACATCCTGCCGCTGCCAAGGGGTCTGGTCCGGCTCTAG
- a CDS encoding acyl-CoA dehydrogenase family protein gives MDFSRVELSGDDQAFLDEARALLSTQVTEDVLRRDRETGDNFDEDVHLALGAAGYIAGEWHGEDDGGFSRLRNRLWQLEKRRYHVPWVTAGTTSMIAKSVQRFGSPEVQEEVLPGVFSGHIRLCLGYTEPDGGSDIATCKTRAVREADGSSWIINGSKMFTTGAHNCQYVFLITNTDPEAPKHKSLTMFLVPLDTPGIEIQGIRTVDGDRTNIVYYSDVRVDDRYRLGEVNGGWTVLREPLNAEHGAVDASADGLQDVSIMMHQGGFMVAACDKAAAIVGAADPSGRRPVDDGSVAYRLGRSVARMEVAISTPNIFGRVALAQTMRDVSPDLMDLLGEASALPIDTDGAIDGGAAEYVYRFAPLVGIYGGTLEVFRNMIGQYMLGLGKPNYSPAKPAS, from the coding sequence ATGGATTTCTCACGAGTCGAGCTGTCCGGCGACGATCAGGCCTTCCTCGACGAGGCCCGCGCACTGCTGTCGACACAGGTCACCGAGGATGTGCTGCGTCGCGACCGGGAGACCGGTGACAACTTCGACGAGGACGTCCACCTCGCACTCGGCGCAGCCGGCTACATCGCGGGCGAGTGGCACGGCGAGGACGACGGCGGGTTCAGCCGGCTGCGCAACCGGCTGTGGCAGTTGGAGAAGCGCCGCTACCACGTGCCGTGGGTGACGGCGGGCACCACGTCGATGATCGCCAAGTCGGTGCAGAGGTTCGGCTCGCCCGAGGTTCAGGAGGAGGTGCTGCCGGGCGTCTTCTCCGGACACATCCGGTTGTGCCTGGGCTACACCGAACCCGATGGCGGCTCCGACATCGCGACATGCAAGACGCGCGCCGTCCGGGAAGCGGATGGGTCGAGCTGGATCATCAACGGCTCGAAGATGTTCACCACCGGTGCGCACAACTGCCAGTACGTCTTCCTCATCACCAACACCGATCCGGAAGCGCCGAAGCACAAGAGCCTGACCATGTTCCTAGTGCCGCTCGACACACCGGGCATCGAGATCCAGGGCATTCGCACCGTCGACGGCGACCGAACCAACATCGTCTACTACAGCGACGTCAGGGTCGACGACCGGTACCGACTGGGCGAGGTCAACGGCGGCTGGACAGTGCTGCGCGAACCGCTCAACGCCGAGCACGGCGCCGTGGACGCCAGTGCTGATGGCCTGCAGGACGTCTCGATCATGATGCACCAGGGCGGCTTCATGGTCGCGGCGTGCGACAAGGCCGCCGCGATCGTCGGTGCCGCCGATCCAAGCGGCCGCCGTCCGGTGGACGATGGTTCGGTGGCCTACCGCCTGGGCCGCAGCGTCGCCCGCATGGAGGTGGCAATCAGCACCCCGAACATATTCGGCCGGGTCGCCCTCGCGCAGACCATGCGAGACGTCTCACCCGATTTGATGGACCTGCTCGGTGAGGCGTCGGCGCTGCCGATCGACACCGACGGCGCCATCGACGGTGGTGCCGCGGAGTACGTCTACCGGTTCGCCCCGCTGGTCGGAATCTACGGCGGCACACTGGAGGTGTTCCGCAACATGATCGGCCAGTACATGCTCGGGCTGGGCAAGCCCAACTACTCGCCCGCCAAGCCCGCGTCGTGA
- a CDS encoding acyl-CoA dehydrogenase family protein → MDRYELRREDYSLSEDQTDLLSAYQKFFKANCSIESVRAAEATGFDKGLWERLCATGATSMALPESVGGDGATMVDLALVAEEIGRSLAPVPWIDHVCAARLLARLGALGPDDGAIVSGEQIVGLDPRQVDAGGRRLVPCGSIADHIVVRDGDDVVRLTFDTRPPHVDNIGRLPMAWVDPAAADAATVLASGPQALAAYQLALDEWRLLTAAALAGLVEETMTIAAEFAKTRYTLGVPIATLQGISHPLANMAIVVQGGRALARRAAWYLDNEPDARPELGPSAFVFMAEESSKAATMAVHIQGGLGVSAEAAATAYLVRARGWPLAGGDPGATAVRIAHIVAARESA, encoded by the coding sequence ATGGATCGTTACGAACTACGCAGGGAGGACTACAGCCTCTCCGAGGACCAGACGGACCTGTTGAGCGCGTATCAGAAGTTCTTCAAGGCGAACTGCTCGATTGAGTCCGTTCGTGCCGCCGAGGCCACCGGCTTCGACAAGGGTCTGTGGGAGCGGTTGTGCGCCACAGGCGCGACGTCGATGGCCCTGCCGGAGTCCGTCGGCGGCGACGGAGCCACCATGGTCGACCTCGCGCTGGTCGCGGAGGAGATCGGGCGTTCGCTCGCCCCGGTGCCGTGGATCGATCATGTGTGTGCGGCAAGGCTTCTCGCCCGACTGGGCGCGTTGGGCCCCGACGACGGTGCGATCGTGTCCGGAGAGCAGATCGTCGGCCTCGACCCGCGTCAGGTCGACGCGGGCGGTCGTCGGCTTGTTCCGTGCGGATCGATCGCCGACCACATCGTGGTGCGCGACGGTGATGACGTGGTCCGTCTGACGTTCGACACCCGGCCGCCCCACGTGGACAACATCGGACGGCTGCCCATGGCCTGGGTGGACCCCGCCGCCGCTGACGCCGCAACCGTGCTGGCCAGCGGACCGCAGGCCCTGGCGGCCTACCAACTGGCACTGGATGAGTGGCGTCTGCTGACCGCCGCCGCGCTGGCCGGGCTGGTCGAGGAGACGATGACCATCGCCGCCGAGTTCGCCAAGACGCGCTACACCCTCGGCGTCCCGATCGCGACACTGCAGGGAATCTCGCACCCGCTGGCCAACATGGCGATCGTTGTCCAGGGCGGTCGGGCGCTGGCCCGGCGGGCCGCGTGGTATCTGGACAACGAGCCCGATGCGCGTCCGGAACTCGGACCGTCGGCGTTCGTGTTCATGGCGGAGGAATCCTCGAAGGCCGCGACCATGGCGGTCCACATTCAGGGTGGCCTTGGTGTGTCGGCCGAGGCGGCCGCAACGGCCTATCTGGTCCGCGCCAGGGGCTGGCCGCTGGCAGGTGGCGATCCCGGCGCCACCGCGGTTCGGATCGCCCACATCGTCGCCGCCCGGGAAAGCGCCTAG
- a CDS encoding amidohydrolase family protein — MTPQHRAIDCLVNVHFGETKKQPEFMLKVRDDYFKGPQSLYDQVELPALLDEMDEHGVAKAILMDNLVKPSVTARKFVAERPDRFALAVGGINLLRPVPALRELVAVTKDLPVAYTAVGPSFWGDGQYPPSDAVYYPLYAKCAEIDLPLCINTGMPGPPIPGEVQNPIHLDRVCVRFPELRLCMIHGADPWWDVAIRMLIKYSNLRLMTSAWSPKRLPDSLLHFMRTRGKDKVIFASDWPVLRQSRVVPEALALDLPPDVLDNYLYNNAQAFFFGDREGQ, encoded by the coding sequence ATGACACCTCAACACAGGGCGATTGACTGTCTGGTCAACGTGCACTTCGGCGAGACCAAGAAGCAGCCCGAGTTCATGCTCAAGGTGCGCGACGACTACTTCAAGGGTCCGCAGTCGCTGTACGACCAAGTCGAGCTGCCCGCGCTGCTCGACGAGATGGATGAGCACGGCGTCGCCAAGGCGATCCTGATGGACAACCTGGTCAAGCCCTCCGTGACGGCCCGCAAGTTCGTGGCCGAGCGGCCCGACAGGTTCGCGTTGGCCGTCGGTGGAATCAACCTGCTGCGACCCGTGCCCGCGTTACGCGAACTCGTGGCAGTCACCAAGGATCTGCCCGTCGCATACACCGCGGTGGGGCCGAGTTTCTGGGGTGACGGCCAATACCCGCCGAGCGACGCCGTGTACTACCCGCTGTACGCCAAGTGCGCCGAGATCGACCTGCCGCTGTGCATCAACACCGGCATGCCTGGTCCGCCGATCCCCGGAGAAGTGCAGAACCCGATTCACCTCGATCGGGTCTGCGTGCGGTTTCCAGAGTTGCGGCTGTGCATGATCCACGGCGCCGACCCATGGTGGGACGTGGCCATCCGGATGCTCATCAAGTACTCCAACCTGCGCCTGATGACGTCGGCGTGGTCACCGAAGCGATTGCCGGACAGCCTGTTGCACTTCATGCGCACCCGCGGCAAGGACAAGGTGATCTTCGCCTCGGACTGGCCGGTGCTGCGGCAGAGTCGCGTCGTCCCCGAGGCGCTGGCCCTTGACCTGCCACCTGACGTGCTCGACAACTACCTGTACAACAACGCGCAAGCGTTCTTCTTCGGCGATCGAGAGGGGCAGTGA
- a CDS encoding acyl-CoA synthetase, with protein MGEWTLGDVVDAIADAVGDRTMTVCGERRTTYGEMAARTRRLANFLADRGFGVHDDRAGLQNWECGQDRVALVMYNDRYPEMVLGALKARTIPVNVNHHYTPREVADLLDYVKPRAVIYHRALGAKFADVLPADARSNAGFGADLLIEVDDGSDAPRLAGAVELEDAIAQGDPDRRIAGSPDDLIMYCTGGTTGRPKGVLWRQSDTYVSSMVGADHASVEEIHDRVRANEGSPWFAVSPLMHAAGLWTFFSGTLAGLPVVLYDDRSRFNPPTVWQTVERERVGLMTMVGDAYAAPLVEELAHSAYELSSLYAIGTGGAATNPKHVSALLERLPQLTIINGYGSSETGNMGFGHNQRGSHRETFDLREGGTVVSEDLTRFLAPGEEEVGWVVRTGRIPLGYFDDSEATRKTFPVVQGQRVVVSGDRASLEPDGTLRLFGRDSLVVNTGGEKVFVEEVEAVIRAQGGVADALVVGRDSERWGQEVVALVQPHTGASVDPDALHAACVEQLARFKAPKAFVIVDRVRRLGNGKADYRWAKSQAEQGNQ; from the coding sequence ATGGGTGAATGGACCCTCGGCGACGTCGTCGACGCCATCGCTGACGCGGTTGGCGACCGCACGATGACGGTGTGCGGCGAGCGTCGAACCACCTACGGTGAGATGGCCGCGCGCACTCGCCGGCTGGCGAACTTCCTGGCGGACAGGGGGTTCGGTGTCCACGACGACCGTGCTGGCCTGCAGAACTGGGAGTGCGGACAGGACCGGGTGGCGCTGGTCATGTACAACGACCGCTATCCGGAGATGGTGCTTGGCGCGCTGAAGGCGCGGACGATCCCGGTCAACGTCAACCACCACTACACGCCGCGCGAGGTCGCCGACCTACTGGACTACGTCAAGCCGCGGGCGGTGATCTATCACCGCGCACTTGGCGCGAAGTTCGCCGACGTGCTGCCTGCGGACGCGAGGAGCAATGCCGGTTTCGGCGCGGACCTGTTGATCGAGGTCGACGACGGCAGCGACGCGCCGCGGCTCGCAGGAGCAGTGGAACTGGAAGACGCTATCGCGCAAGGTGATCCGGACCGCAGAATCGCTGGGTCGCCCGATGACCTCATCATGTACTGCACCGGTGGAACCACCGGGCGCCCCAAGGGCGTGCTCTGGCGGCAGAGCGACACTTACGTCTCGTCGATGGTGGGCGCCGACCATGCGTCGGTCGAGGAGATCCACGACAGGGTGCGCGCCAACGAGGGCTCACCGTGGTTCGCCGTCTCGCCCCTGATGCACGCCGCCGGACTGTGGACGTTCTTCTCGGGGACGCTCGCCGGGCTGCCGGTCGTGCTCTACGACGATCGAAGCAGGTTCAACCCACCCACCGTCTGGCAGACCGTCGAACGCGAGAGGGTCGGCCTGATGACCATGGTCGGCGACGCCTACGCCGCACCGCTGGTCGAGGAACTCGCGCACAGCGCGTACGAGCTCTCCTCGCTCTACGCCATCGGAACGGGCGGCGCGGCGACCAATCCCAAGCACGTGAGCGCGCTGTTGGAGAGACTGCCGCAGCTCACCATCATCAACGGCTACGGGTCCTCGGAGACCGGAAACATGGGCTTCGGTCACAACCAGCGTGGCTCGCATCGCGAGACGTTCGACCTGCGCGAGGGTGGCACCGTGGTGTCCGAGGACCTCACCCGCTTCCTGGCGCCGGGGGAAGAGGAGGTCGGCTGGGTGGTCAGGACCGGCCGGATCCCGTTGGGCTACTTCGACGATTCCGAGGCCACCCGTAAGACCTTTCCCGTCGTGCAGGGGCAACGAGTGGTGGTCTCGGGGGACCGGGCGTCCCTGGAGCCCGACGGCACGCTGCGCCTGTTCGGTCGTGACTCGCTGGTGGTCAACACCGGTGGCGAGAAGGTTTTCGTCGAGGAGGTAGAGGCGGTTATCCGGGCCCAGGGCGGCGTCGCCGATGCGCTCGTCGTGGGCCGCGACAGCGAGCGGTGGGGCCAGGAGGTCGTCGCGCTCGTACAACCGCACACCGGAGCGAGCGTTGATCCAGACGCGCTGCACGCGGCGTGCGTCGAGCAGCTGGCGCGCTTCAAGGCACCCAAGGCGTTCGTCATCGTCGACAGGGTCCGCCGCCTCGGCAACGGTAAGGCCGACTACCGCTGGGCCAAGAGCCAGGCGGAGCAAGGGAACCAATGA
- a CDS encoding amidohydrolase family protein → MTDKATLDYRAIDVDNHYYEPIDSFTRHLPKEFKRRGVQMLTEGKRTFAVMGGEINQFIPNPTFDPIIEPGCLDLLFRGEIPEGVDPASLMKVDRMADHPEYQNRDARVKVLDRQNLETVFMLPTFACGVEEALKADIEATMASVHAFNLWLDEDWGFDRPDHRIISAPIISLADPEKAVEEVEFVLARGAKMVLVRPAPVPGMVKPRSLGDPLHDPVWARLAEAGIPVGFHLSDSGYLAIAALWGGQAKFEGFGKKDPLDQILLDDRAIHDTMASMVVHQVFTRHPKLKVASIENGSYFVYRLIKRLKKAANTAPHHFKVDPVEQIRNNVWIAPYYEDDVKLLADTIGVDKILFGSDWPHGEGLADPMTFTADIPQFPEFSAEDTRKVMRDNALALLGVSVSA, encoded by the coding sequence ATGACGGACAAGGCCACGCTCGACTATCGAGCGATCGACGTCGACAACCACTACTACGAGCCGATCGACTCGTTCACTCGGCATCTGCCCAAGGAGTTCAAGCGCCGTGGCGTGCAGATGCTCACCGAGGGCAAGCGCACCTTCGCCGTCATGGGCGGTGAGATCAATCAGTTCATCCCCAATCCGACGTTCGATCCGATCATCGAACCGGGCTGTCTGGATCTGCTGTTCCGCGGCGAGATCCCCGAGGGTGTCGACCCGGCCTCGCTGATGAAGGTCGACCGGATGGCAGACCACCCCGAGTACCAGAACCGCGATGCGCGAGTGAAGGTCCTGGACCGCCAGAACCTCGAGACGGTGTTCATGCTGCCGACATTCGCCTGCGGTGTCGAGGAAGCGCTCAAGGCTGATATCGAGGCGACGATGGCCTCGGTGCACGCGTTCAACCTGTGGCTCGACGAGGACTGGGGTTTCGACCGACCCGACCACCGAATCATCTCGGCGCCCATCATCTCGCTGGCCGATCCCGAAAAGGCTGTCGAGGAAGTCGAGTTCGTGCTGGCGCGCGGGGCCAAGATGGTGCTGGTCCGGCCGGCGCCGGTGCCGGGGATGGTCAAGCCGCGGTCCCTTGGCGATCCGCTGCACGATCCGGTCTGGGCGCGGTTGGCCGAGGCAGGCATTCCTGTCGGTTTTCACCTGTCCGACAGCGGCTATCTGGCGATCGCGGCGCTGTGGGGCGGCCAGGCGAAGTTCGAGGGATTCGGCAAGAAGGATCCGCTGGATCAGATCCTGCTCGATGATCGGGCGATCCACGACACAATGGCCTCGATGGTGGTGCACCAGGTCTTCACCCGGCACCCGAAGCTCAAGGTCGCCAGTATCGAGAACGGTTCCTACTTCGTCTACCGGCTGATCAAGCGGCTGAAGAAGGCCGCCAACACCGCGCCGCACCACTTCAAGGTGGACCCGGTGGAGCAGATCAGGAACAACGTCTGGATCGCCCCGTACTACGAGGATGACGTGAAGCTTCTCGCCGACACCATTGGCGTCGACAAGATCCTGTTCGGCTCGGACTGGCCACACGGTGAGGGGCTTGCGGATCCGATGACCTTCACCGCCGACATCCCGCAGTTCCCCGAGTTCAGCGCCGAGGACACCCGCAAGGTCATGCGCGACAACGCCCTTGCTCTCCTCGGCGTCTCGGTATCCGCCTAG
- a CDS encoding enoyl-CoA hydratase, which translates to MTATDQKSPVLYEALENGVAVVTLNRPERMNAWGGGLAAAFYRCMDAAEADPDVRVIVLTGNGRAFCAGADMGDLDTISGASESTGDEDSDMSHLVGERHPHFLTDMRKPIIAAINGACAGIGLTHALMCDVRFVAAGAKLTTAFARRGLIGEYGISWILPRLVGWSAALDLLLSGRTFYAEEAAELGLVKEVVAPEDLLPRALAYAQDMAAHCAPSSMAVIKRQMYDDALRDLVATSDHAERLMHESMRRPDFIEGITAFFEKRQPNFPPLAPEQEDRS; encoded by the coding sequence GTGACAGCCACCGATCAGAAGAGTCCGGTGCTCTACGAGGCACTCGAAAACGGCGTGGCAGTGGTGACACTGAACCGCCCTGAGCGCATGAACGCCTGGGGCGGCGGACTCGCCGCGGCGTTCTACCGCTGTATGGACGCGGCCGAGGCCGACCCGGACGTCCGGGTCATCGTGCTCACCGGTAACGGGCGGGCGTTCTGCGCCGGTGCCGATATGGGCGACCTCGACACCATAAGCGGCGCAAGTGAATCCACTGGAGACGAGGACAGTGACATGTCGCATCTCGTCGGTGAGCGGCACCCGCATTTCCTCACCGACATGCGCAAGCCCATTATCGCGGCAATCAATGGAGCCTGTGCCGGTATCGGTCTCACGCACGCGCTGATGTGCGACGTCCGATTCGTTGCTGCGGGAGCGAAGCTCACCACCGCGTTCGCCCGGCGCGGACTCATCGGCGAGTACGGCATCTCCTGGATCCTGCCCCGGCTGGTGGGGTGGAGCGCGGCGCTCGACCTTCTCCTGAGTGGGCGCACCTTCTACGCCGAAGAGGCGGCCGAACTCGGACTCGTCAAGGAAGTCGTGGCCCCCGAGGATCTGCTGCCCAGAGCGCTGGCCTACGCGCAGGACATGGCGGCCCACTGTGCGCCGAGTTCCATGGCCGTGATCAAGCGTCAGATGTACGACGACGCGCTGCGGGATCTGGTGGCCACCAGTGACCACGCCGAGAGACTCATGCACGAGTCGATGCGGCGCCCCGACTTCATTGAGGGCATCACCGCCTTCTTCGAGAAGAGACAGCCCAACTTTCCGCCGCTGGCGCCAGAGCAGGAGGACCGATCATGA